The following coding sequences lie in one Cryptococcus gattii WM276 chromosome L, complete sequence genomic window:
- a CDS encoding sugar transporter, putative (Similar to TIGR gene model, INSD accession AAW44934.1), protein MSASDPTNVVHEKHERPEHLSDADNGTIFSSNGFRLSEEDIQAARDVRPSRVSGKGLTWMVTFVAGTGFTLFGYDQGVMSGLLTLPSFEAQFPNTAGGFQGSRTATLQSFMVAIYEIGCMMGAISSIWIGDRLGRRHTISLGGLIMLVGAILQTAAVDYAMMLVARVVTGVGNGLLTSTVPAYQSECSKPHRRGQLVLVEGSLIAFGIMVSYWMDLAFYFTSGSISWRFPIAFQIVFILIMVFCMYVFRLPESPRWLAANGKNAESLAVLAALSNTTVDDQEVMNTFHGITDTLAAENSGSFKFSEIFTHGKSQHFRRTLLGMAAQCFQQICGINLITYYLTSVLTGLGLDAVMSRIISGVNGTCYFLTSLVAIAIIERAGRRHLMLWMAGFQAVTMAILAGLYDLSTNEENPNKTAQVFSVLMLFLFNTWFSVGYLGMTWLYPAEVTPLRVRAPANALSTASNWVFNFMVVMATGPMFANIGWGTYAFFAAINAVVILPSVYLFFPETKRYSLEDLDIIFAKANTEGRSPVRVSLHPEEIPPAGSREAEEILGRAPAPHIKSTTSHGNMITRALSRTSESGKDRDQHHETA, encoded by the exons ATGTCTGCCAGTGACCCAACCAACGTCGTTCACGAGAAACATGAAAGGCCCGAACATCTGTCAGACGCCGATAATGGCACAATATTTTCCAGCAACGGTTTCCGTTTATCAGAGGAAGATATTCAAGCAGCTCGAGATGTTAGACCATCTAGAGTTTCCGGCAAGGGGTTGACATGGATG GTAACCTTTGTCGCTGGTACCGGTTTTACCCTTTTCGGATACGACCAAGGTGTTATGTCGGGTCTTTTAACCCTCCCATCTTTTGAAGCTCAGTTCCCCAACACCGCTGGTGGTTTCCAAGGATCCCGAACAGCGACTCTTCAGTCATTCATGGTGGCCATCT ACGAGATTGGCTGTATGATGGGTGCCATTTCAAGTATTTGGATTGGTGACCGACTTGGTCGTCGACATACCATCTCTCT TGGTGGCTTAATCATGCTTGTCGGCGCCATCCTTCAGACTGCCGCAGTTGATTACGCCATGATGCTCGTCGCCCGTGTTGTTACAGGTGTCGGAAATGGTCTCTTAACTTCTACTGTCCCCGCATATCAGAGTGAATGTTCCAAACCCCACCGACGAGGTCAACTCGTGCTTGTAGAGGGTTCTTTGATCGCCTTTGGTATTATGGTTTCTTATTG GATGGATCTCGCCTTCTATTTCACCTCCGGATCCATTTCATGGCGATTCCCTATTGCGTTCCAAATTGTGTTCATTTTGATCATGGTCTTTTGCATG TACGTCTTCCGACTCCCCGAGTCTCCTCGATGGCTTGCCGCGAACGGTAAAAACGCCGAATCTCTTGCAGTTCTTGCTGCCTTGTCCAACACAACAGTTGACGACCAAGAGGTTATGAACACTTTCCATGGGATTACGGACACTCTCGCGGCAGAGAACTCTGGTTCTTTCAAGTTCTCCGAGATCTTCACTCATGGAAAGTCTCAGCACTTTAGGAGGACGTTGCTCGGTATGGCTGCTCAGTGTTTTCAACAGATTTGTGGAATTAA CCTTATTACCTATTATCTTACTTCTGTGCTGACTGGTCTCGGCCTCGACGCGGTTATGTCTAGAATCATCTCGGGTGTCAACGGTACTTGCTACTTCCTCACTTCTCTTGTCGCCATTGCGATCATCGAACGCGCTGGTCGTCGCCATCTTATGCTCTGGATGGCCGGGTTCCAAGCTGTCACTATGGCTATTCTCGCAGGTCTTTATGACCTCTCCACCAATGAGGAAAACCCGAACAAGACTGCCCAAGTCTTCTCTGTCCTTATgcttttcctcttcaacaCTTGGTTCTCTGTCGGTTACCTTGGTATGACCTGGCTTTATCCGGCTGAAGTCACTCCTCTTCGAGTGCGCGCCCCTGCCAATGCGTTGTCTACTGCCTCCAACTGGGTCTTCAACTTTATGGTCGTCATGGCTACTGGTCCCATGTTCGCCAACATCGGCTGGGGTACATATGCCTTTTTTGCTGCCATCAACGCCGTCGTTATCCTTCCTTCTGTTTATTTGTTCTTCCCTG AGACCAAGCGATACAGTCTTGAAGACTTGGACATTATCTTCGCCAAGGCCAACACAGAGGGTCGTTCACCTGTTCGTGTCTCCCTTCACCCTGAAGAGATTCCTCCTGCTGGTTCAAGGGAGGCTGAAGAAATCCTCGGCCGCGCACCCGCCCCTCACATAAAGTCTACGACTAGCCACGGCAACATGATCACAAGAGCATTGTCAAGGACGAGTGAGAGTGGCAAAGACCGTGACCAACACCACGAGACTGCTTAG